One part of the Ursus arctos isolate Adak ecotype North America unplaced genomic scaffold, UrsArc2.0 scaffold_14, whole genome shotgun sequence genome encodes these proteins:
- the CTC1 gene encoding CST complex subunit CTC1 — protein MEANPAPAPDSEQAWLEAAQTFIHETLCPAGSGPDVQLTQSVIDCVKTTWLFQGKNQGFPLPLSYSFVSVQDLKTHQNLPCCSHLSWSSSAYQAWAQEAGPNGTPLPRERLLLLGTLTDLSGDLEQESRKGDLYVKDNTGVLTCELIDLDLSWLGHLFLFPSWSYLPPARWNSSGEGHLELLSAPVPVCPSTTSPGPPSPLPVLYPETASRLLRHRGKLRGVQPNLAGKLVRVSALVRSQKKAHFVLSLGGGSSPAGSHVSIVVQIPAQLVWHRALWPGRSYVLTALRVVRIRGHCYRVWTTSPSSHLLPLKPECVRELELELDGPLLEADPAPLPTPSSSQDGDREPALIRHSTLLSYTGKVTGVLSQPAGLYEVDGQLALCLAYQQFHSLRKVVRPGVSLELQDVHLLQSVGGGTRRPVLAPCLHGAILLRGFSCQKPENQSFYQAQGASLFEQLVWERQLGLPLYLWATRALEELACKLCPHMLRHHQLLQHSSPGNPSLGLQLLAPVLDVLAPPGSTRRNAHKEILEEPHHCPLQKYTRLQTPCSFPTLTTLKEEGRCRAWAAFDPKTLLPLPESSHLTSCQLNQRVSWSWLSLLPATSHPAQILIGVLAASSHKGCLQLRDKSGSLPCLILAKHCQPITDSRFIGCLVRTEKFQLVIERNVRSNFPSYKELNMTGFIQKQQARVYIQFFLADALILPVPRPLLHSATSLTPQAEPTLPDGPHIEQSRLFLLSHKEALMKRNFCVPPGANPEVPKPILSFCVSGSWLGGTQRKEGTAWGPPEPKGDENKDQKVLLVFRGSSVRWFEFLHPGYVYRLVAPGPPTPLLFEEGGPSCIPQRALELAGCASCLTVQDEWTLELESGPDFPAGPDTSKALPKTSLDDLLSGNSSDSLVSFSAEILSRTLCDPLPAPFWAKPGGTRTSRASVKLTVAVEAADCQSRPHLDIYIKEPHLPPPLGLLPGARVYFSQLEKKISRCHNIYCCFRPSTYLQVLSFPPETTISAPLPHIFLAELLQGGRAPFQASASCHIVSVFSLQLLWVCAHCTSLCPQGRCTRQGSTCPTQTSVSQASIRLLVEDGTAEAVVTCRNHHVATALGLCPSEWTSLLESVRGPGKVALQFTGPGAQPESSAKVDEPLTLFLRTLCTSFSVLRPVVLSFELERKPSTVTPLEPPRLQRFQCGELTLLTRVNPKIRLSCLSIQEPKHPSSLGAFSLSC, from the exons ATGGAGGCCAACCCGGCTCCGGCTCCCGACTCC GAGCAAGCCTGGCTTGAGGCTGCGCAGACCTTCATCCATGAGACCCTGTGTCCAGCTGGCAGCGGTCCTGATGTCCAGTTGACTCAGTCGGTAATTGACTGTGTGAAGACCACCTGGTTGTTCCAGGGAAAGAACCAGGGttttcccctgcccctcagctaCAG ctTTGTCTCAGTACAGGACCTCAAGACCCACCAGAACCTCCCATGCTGTAGCCACCTGTCCTGGAGCAGTAGTGCGTATCAGGCTTGGGCCCAAGAGGCTGGACCAAATGGGACCCCCCTACCCCGAGAGCGGCTGTTACTCCTAGGGACGCTCACAGACCTGTCGGGGGACTTGGAACAAGAGTCCAGGAAAGGAGACCTCTATGTGAAAGATAACACTGGTGTCCTGACCTGTGAG CTCATAGATCTGGACCTGTCTTGGTTAGGCCATCTCTTCCTGTTCCCCAGTTGGAGTTACCTCCCTCCTGCCAGGTGGAATTCTTCAGGGGAAGGACACTTGGAGCTCCTGAGTGCCCCTGTGCCAGTGTGCCCCTCGACCACCAGTCCTGGTcctcccagccctctccctgTTCTCTACCCAGAGACTGCTTCCCGCCTGCTCAGACATAG AGGCAAGCTCAGAGGCGTGCAGCCGAATCTGGCTGGGAAGCTGGTTCGAGTGAGCGCTCTGGTGAGGAGTCAGAAGAAAGCTCACTTTGTCCTGTCTCTCGGCGGCGGCTCTTCCCCAGCTGGCAGCCATGTGTCCATCGTCGTGCAG ATCCCTGCCCAGCTGGTGTGGCACCGAGCCCTTTGGCCTGGTAGGTCCTATGTGCTGACAGCGCTGCGAGTAGTCAGGATCCGCGGGCACTGCTATCGCGTGTGGACGACCAGTCCCTCCTCTCATCTGCTGCCACTGAAACCAGAATGTGTGCGTGAGCTGGAACTGGAGCTGGATGGGCCCCTCTTGGAGGCTGACCCCGCACCACTCCCCACGCCCAGCAGCTCCCAAGACGGGGACAGGGAACCAGCTCTTATCCGCCACTCCACACTCTTATCCTACACG GGAAAGGTCACTGGCGTGCTGAGTCAGCCGGCCGGCCTCTATGAGGTGGACGGGCAGCTAGCCCTCTGCCTCGCCTACCAGCAGTTCCACAGCCTCAGGAAAGTGGTGCGGCCAGGAGTCTCCCTGGAG CTCCAGGATGTTCACCTCCTGCAGTCAGTGGGTGGAGGGACAAGAAGGCCAGTGCTTGCCCCCTGCCTCCACGGCGCCATTCTCCTTCGGGGCTTCTCTTGTCAAAAGCCCGAGAATCAGTCTTTCTACCAGGCCCAGGGGGCCTCCCTGTTTGAGCAGCTGGTATGGGAACGCCAGTTAGGCCTTCCCCTGTACCTGTGGGCTACCAGGGCCCTGGAGGAGCTGGCCTGCAA GCTCTGTCCCCACATGCTGAGACACCACCAGCTCCTGCAGCACTCCTCTCCGGGGAACCCCAGCCTGGGACTGCAGCTCCTGGCTCCCGTCCTGGACGTTCTGGCGCCACCAGGCAGCACGCGTCGGAATGCACACAAGGAGATCCTCGAGGAGCCACATCACTGCCCCCTGCAGAAG TACACGCGGCTGCAGACCCCCTGTTCTTTCCCTACTCTGACCACCCTGAAAGAGGAGGGGCGGTGCAGGGCCTGGGCTGCCTTTGACCCTAagaccctcctgcccctcccgGAGTCTTCTCATCTGACCAGCTGCCAGCTTAACCAGCGCGTGTCCTGGTCCTGGCTCTCTCTGCTGCCCGCTACCTCCCACCCAGCCCAG ATTTTGATTGGGGTTCTGGCAGCTTCGTCTCATAAAGGCTGTCTGCAGCTTCGGGACAAAAGTGGTTCCCTCCCCTGCCTAATCCTGGCCAAGCACTGTCAGCCCATCACTGACTCGCGGTTCATAG GCTGCTTGGTGCGGACAGAGAAGTTCCAGTTGGTCATAGAGAGGAACGTCAGAAGCAACTTCCCTTCCTATAAGGAGCTGAACATGACAGGCTTCATCCAGAAGCAGCAGGCCAG AGTCTATATCCAGTTCTTCCTGGCCGATGCCCTGATCCTGCCTGTGCCCAGACCCTTGCTTCACTCAGCCACCTCCCTCACACCTCAGGCAGAGCCCACCCTCCCAGACGGCCCCCACATAGAACAGAGCCGACTCTTCTTGCTGTCCCACAAGGAGGCACTGATGAAGAGGAACTTTTGTGTCCCCCCAGGAGCTAATCCAGAGGTGCCCAAGCCCATCCTTAGTTTCTGCGTATCAGGAAGCTGGCTTGGGGGcacccagaggaaggaggggactGCATGGGGCCCACCCGAGCCCAAAGGAGATGAGAACAAGGATCAGAAG gttcTCTTAGTCTTCCGTGGCTCCTCTGTCCGCTGGTTTGAGTTCCTGCACCCAGGTTACGTGTACCGACTCGTGGCTCCTGGCCCTCCT ACCCCGCTGCTGTTCGAGGAGGGCGGGCCATCCTGCATCCCACAGCGTGCTCTGGAGTTGGCTGGGTGTGCGTCCTGCCTCACTGTGCAGGACGAGTGGACTCTGGAGCTCGAGAGTGGCCCAGACTTCCCGGCTGGGCCGGACACCAGCAAGGCCCTGCCCAAGACCTCGCTGGACGACCTGCTCAGTGGCAA CTCCAGCGATTCCCTGGTGTCCTTCTCAGCTGAGATTTTGTCGCGGACCCTGTGCGATCCATTGCCGGCCCCTTTCTGGGCAAAGCCTG GCGGCACTCGGACCTCGAGAGCGTCCGTGAAGCTGACCGTGGCTGTGGAGGCTGCTGACTGCCAGTCCCGCCCACACTTAGACATCTATATCAAAGAGCCACACTTGCCTCCCCCACTGGGACTCCTGCCGGGAGCCCGCGTCTACTTCAGCCAGTTGGAGAAGAAGATTTCCAG ATGCCACAATATTTACTGTTGTTTCCGGCCATCCACTTACCTGCAGGTCCTGAGTTTCCCCCCCGAGACCACAATCAG tgctcCCCTGCCCCACATCTTCTTGGCTGAACTTCTGCAGGGTGGCCGGGCCCCCTTCCAGGCCAGTGCCTCTTGCCATATCGTTTCTGTCTTCAGCCTTCAGCTCCTGTGGGTGTGTGCTCACTGTACCAGTCTCTGCCCCCAG GGAAGGTGTACTCGTCAGGGCTCCACCTGCCCCACACAGACATCCGTAAGCCAGGCCAGCATCAG gctcCTGGTGGAGGATGGGACGGCCGAAGCCGTGGTGACCTGTAGGAATCATCACGTGGCGACAGCACTAGGACTGTGTCCCAGTGAGTGGACCTCCCTCCTAGAGTCTGTCCGAGGGCCAGGGAAAGTGGCCTTGCAATTTACGGGTCCTGGAGCCCAGCCCGAG TCCTCAGCCAAGGTGGATGAGCCCTTGACCCTCTTCCTCCGGACACTGTGTACCAGCTTTTCTGTCCTCCGCCCTGTCGTGCTTTCTTTTGAGCTTGAGAGGAAACCCTCCACGGTCACCCCGTTAG AGCCACCTCGGCTACAGCGGTTCCAGTGTGGGGAGCTGACTCTTCTGACCCGCGTGAATCCCAAGATCCGACTGTCCTGCCTTTCTATCCAGGAGCCCAAGCACCCCAGCTCCCTGGGAGCCTTTTCTTTGTCCTGCTAA